A window from Helicobacter pylori NQ4053 encodes these proteins:
- the rpsT gene encoding 30S ribosomal protein S20, translated as MANHKSAEKRIRQTIKRTERNRFYKTKIKNIIKAVREAVAINDVTKAQERLKIANKELHKFVSKGILKKNTASRKVSRLNASVKKIALA; from the coding sequence ATGGCAAATCATAAGTCCGCAGAAAAGCGAATCAGACAGACCATTAAAAGAACCGAACGCAACAGGTTCTATAAAACTAAAATTAAGAATATCATTAAAGCCGTGCGTGAAGCGGTCGCTATCAATGATGTAACAAAAGCTCAAGAGCGTTTGAAAATCGCTAATAAAGAGTTGCATAAATTTGTCAGCAAAGGGATTTTAAAGAAAAACACCGCTTCTAGGAAAGTTTCAAGGCTTAACGCTTCAGTGAAAAAAATCGCTCTCGCTTAG
- the prfA gene encoding peptide chain release factor 1, which translates to MSILAEKLSSILKRYDELTALLSSAEVISDIKKLTELSKEQSSIEAISIASKEYLSVLENIKENKELLEDKELSELAKEELKILEIQKSDLETAIKQLLIPKDPNDDKNIYLELRAGTGGDEAGIFVGDLFKAYCRYADLKKWKVEIVSSSENSVGGYKEIIALIKGKGVYSRLKFEAGTHRVQRVPETESQGRIHTSAITVAIMPEVDDVEVSINPSDLKIEVFRAGGHGGQCVNTTDSAVRITHLPTNISVSMQDEKSQHKNKDKALKILKARLYEKQIEEQQLANAKDRKEQVGSGDRSERIRTYNYPQNRLSEHRINLTLYSLEEIMLSGNLDEVINPLIAHAQSQFE; encoded by the coding sequence ATGTCTATTCTAGCTGAAAAGCTTTCTTCCATTCTCAAACGATACGACGAACTCACAGCGTTGCTTTCTAGTGCTGAAGTGATCAGCGATATTAAAAAACTCACCGAATTGAGCAAAGAGCAAAGCTCCATTGAAGCAATCTCCATAGCGAGTAAAGAGTATTTGAGCGTTTTAGAGAATATCAAGGAAAATAAAGAACTTTTAGAAGACAAGGAATTGAGCGAACTGGCTAAAGAAGAGTTAAAAATTTTAGAAATCCAAAAAAGCGATCTAGAAACTGCCATTAAGCAACTCCTTATCCCCAAAGATCCTAACGACGATAAAAACATTTATTTAGAATTAAGAGCCGGCACGGGGGGCGATGAAGCGGGCATTTTTGTAGGGGATTTGTTTAAGGCGTATTGCCGTTATGCGGATTTGAAAAAATGGAAAGTAGAGATAGTGAGCTCTAGCGAAAACAGCGTAGGGGGCTATAAAGAAATCATCGCTTTAATTAAGGGTAAGGGCGTGTATTCAAGGCTCAAATTTGAAGCAGGCACGCATCGAGTCCAAAGAGTCCCTGAAACAGAATCTCAAGGGCGCATCCACACTTCCGCTATCACAGTAGCGATCATGCCTGAAGTGGATGATGTGGAAGTTTCTATCAACCCTAGCGATTTAAAGATTGAAGTGTTTCGCGCTGGCGGGCATGGGGGGCAATGCGTCAATACCACAGACTCTGCGGTGCGCATCACGCACCTTCCCACTAATATCAGCGTGAGCATGCAAGATGAAAAATCCCAGCATAAAAACAAGGATAAAGCCCTAAAAATCTTAAAAGCGCGCCTTTATGAAAAACAAATTGAAGAGCAACAACTCGCTAACGCCAAAGACCGAAAGGAGCAAGTGGGTAGTGGGGACAGGAGCGAAAGGATCCGCACTTATAATTACCCGCAAAACCGCTTGAGCGAACACCGAATCAATTTAACTCTGTATAGTTTAGAAGAAATCATGCTTTCAGGGAATTTAGATGAAGTGATTAACCCTTTAATCGCCCACGCCCAAAGCCAGTTTGAATAA
- the ureA gene encoding urease subunit alpha → MKLTPKELDKLMLHYAGELARKRKEKGIKLNYVEAVALISAHIMEEARAGKKTAAELMQEGRTLLKPDDVMDGVASMIHEVGIEAMFPDGTKLVTVHTPIEANGKLVPGELFLKNEDITINEGKKAVSVKVKNVGDRPVQIGSHFHFFEVNRCLDFDREKTFGKRLDIASGTAVRFEPGEEKSVELIDIGGNRRIFGFNALVDRQADNESKKIALHRAKERGFHGAKSDDNYVKTIKE, encoded by the coding sequence ATGAAACTCACCCCAAAAGAGTTAGATAAGTTGATGCTCCACTACGCTGGAGAATTAGCTAGGAAACGCAAAGAAAAAGGCATTAAGCTTAACTATGTAGAAGCAGTAGCTTTGATTAGTGCCCATATTATGGAAGAGGCGAGAGCTGGTAAAAAGACTGCGGCTGAATTGATGCAAGAAGGGCGCACTCTTTTAAAACCGGATGATGTGATGGATGGCGTGGCAAGCATGATCCATGAAGTGGGTATTGAAGCGATGTTTCCTGATGGGACTAAACTCGTAACCGTGCATACCCCTATTGAGGCCAATGGTAAATTAGTTCCTGGTGAGTTGTTCTTAAAAAATGAAGACATCACTATCAACGAAGGCAAAAAAGCCGTTAGCGTGAAAGTTAAAAATGTGGGCGACAGACCCGTTCAAATCGGTTCACACTTCCATTTCTTTGAAGTGAATAGATGCTTAGATTTTGACAGAGAAAAAACTTTCGGTAAACGCTTAGACATTGCGAGCGGGACAGCGGTAAGGTTTGAGCCTGGCGAAGAAAAATCCGTAGAGTTGATTGACATTGGCGGTAACAGAAGAATCTTTGGATTTAACGCGTTGGTTGATAGGCAAGCAGACAACGAAAGCAAAAAAATTGCTTTACACAGAGCTAAAGAGCGTGGTTTTCATGGCGCTAAAAGCGATGACAACTATGTAAAAACAATTAAGGAGTAA
- a CDS encoding outer membrane protein, giving the protein MKKVFLGMALAISVSMAEKSGAFLGGGFQYSNLENQNTTRTPGANNNTPIDTSMFSNNQPAPAPQTQSASKPDTKVNPRVINTNNYGQMYGVNAMAGYKWFFGKTKRFGFRTYGYYSYNHANLSFVGSKLGIMDGASQVNNFTYGVGFDALYNFYESKEGYNTAGLFLGFGLGGDSFIVQGESYLKSQMQICNNTAGCSASMNTSYFQMPVEFGFRSNFSKHSGIEVGFKLPLFTNQFYKERGVDGSVDVFYKRNFSIYFNYMINF; this is encoded by the coding sequence ATGAAAAAAGTTTTTTTGGGTATGGCGTTAGCCATTAGTGTGTCCATGGCAGAAAAAAGCGGTGCGTTTTTAGGGGGAGGGTTTCAATATTCTAATTTAGAAAACCAAAACACCACCCGCACCCCAGGCGCTAACAATAACACCCCGATAGACACTTCAATGTTTAGCAACAATCAACCAGCTCCAGCCCCCCAAACGCAGAGTGCTTCTAAACCGGATACTAAAGTCAATCCAAGAGTGATTAACACCAATAATTACGGGCAAATGTATGGGGTAAATGCGATGGCAGGGTATAAGTGGTTCTTTGGTAAAACCAAACGCTTTGGCTTTAGGACTTATGGATACTACAGCTATAACCATGCGAATTTAAGCTTTGTAGGCAGTAAGCTTGGAATCATGGATGGCGCATCTCAAGTGAATAACTTCACTTATGGCGTGGGCTTTGATGCGCTCTATAACTTCTATGAAAGCAAAGAGGGCTATAACACAGCAGGGTTGTTCTTAGGCTTTGGATTAGGAGGGGATTCGTTCATCGTGCAAGGAGAGAGCTACTTGAAATCTCAAATGCAAATTTGCAACAACACCGCCGGTTGTTCAGCGAGCATGAACACAAGCTACTTCCAAATGCCTGTGGAATTTGGCTTTAGGAGCAATTTCTCTAAACACAGCGGGATTGAAGTGGGCTTTAAATTGCCTTTATTTACCAACCAATTCTATAAAGAAAGGGGTGTAGATGGATCGGTAGATGTGTTCTATAAAAGGAACTTCTCTATCTATTTCAACTACATGATCAACTTCTAA
- the rplM gene encoding 50S ribosomal protein L13, with the protein MTKTAKVNDIVRDWVVLDAKDKVFGRLITEIAVLLRGKHRPFYTPNVDCGDFVVVINANKVKFSGMKLEDKEYFTHSGYFGSTKSKTLQEMLEKTPEKLYHLAVRGMLPKTKLGKAMIKKLKVYRDDKHPHTAQTSKKDAK; encoded by the coding sequence ATGACAAAGACTGCTAAAGTCAATGACATCGTTCGTGATTGGGTCGTTTTAGACGCTAAAGACAAAGTTTTTGGCCGCTTGATCACTGAAATCGCTGTGCTTTTAAGAGGCAAACACCGCCCTTTTTACACCCCTAATGTGGATTGTGGGGATTTTGTGGTGGTTATCAACGCCAATAAGGTTAAATTTTCAGGCATGAAATTAGAGGATAAAGAGTATTTTACCCATTCAGGCTATTTTGGCAGCACTAAAAGCAAGACTCTCCAAGAGATGCTAGAAAAAACCCCTGAAAAGCTCTACCACTTAGCCGTTAGGGGCATGCTCCCTAAAACGAAATTAGGGAAAGCGATGATTAAAAAACTCAAAGTTTATCGTGATGATAAGCACCCTCACACCGCACAAACTAGCAAAAAGGACGCTAAATGA
- the ureI gene encoding acid-activated urea channel protein UreI encodes MLGLVLLYVGIVLISNGICGLTKVDPKSTAVMNFFVGGLSIICNIVVITYSALHPTAPVEGAEDIAQVSHHLTSFYGPATGLLFGFTYLYAAINHTFGLDWRPYSWYSLFVAINTVPAAILSHYSDMLDDHKVLGITEGDWWAIIWLAWGVLWLTAFIENILKIPLGKFTPWLAIIEGILTAWIPAWLLFIQHWV; translated from the coding sequence ATGCTAGGACTTGTATTGTTATATGTTGGGATTGTTTTAATCAGCAATGGGATTTGCGGGTTAACCAAAGTCGATCCTAAAAGCACTGCGGTGATGAACTTTTTTGTGGGCGGACTTTCCATTATTTGTAATATAGTTGTCATCACTTATTCCGCTCTCCACCCTACAGCCCCTGTAGAAGGTGCAGAAGATATTGCTCAAGTATCGCACCATTTGACTAGTTTCTATGGGCCAGCGACTGGGTTATTGTTTGGTTTTACCTACTTGTATGCGGCTATCAACCACACTTTTGGTTTGGATTGGAGGCCGTATTCTTGGTATAGCTTATTCGTAGCGATCAACACTGTTCCTGCTGCGATTTTATCCCACTATAGCGATATGCTTGATGACCACAAAGTGTTAGGCATCACTGAGGGCGATTGGTGGGCGATCATTTGGTTGGCTTGGGGTGTTTTGTGGCTTACCGCTTTCATTGAAAACATCTTGAAAATCCCTTTAGGGAAATTCACTCCATGGCTTGCTATCATTGAGGGTATTTTAACCGCTTGGATCCCTGCTTGGTTACTCTTTATCCAACACTGGGTGTGA
- the lspA gene encoding signal peptidase II, with protein MLKTTQKSLLVFIGVFFLIFGADQAIKYAILEGFRYESLMIDIVLVFNKGVAFSLLSFLEGGLKYLQILLILGLFIFLMRQKELFKSHAIEFGMVFGAGVSNVLDRFVHGGVVDYVYYHYGFDFAIFNFADVMIDVGVGVLLLRQFFFKQKQNKIKA; from the coding sequence GTGCTAAAAACCACCCAAAAAAGCCTGTTGGTTTTTATAGGGGTTTTTTTTCTTATTTTTGGCGCGGATCAAGCGATTAAATACGCTATTTTAGAGGGGTTTCGCTATGAAAGTTTGATGATAGATATTGTTTTGGTGTTCAATAAAGGCGTGGCGTTTTCCTTGCTCAGTTTTTTAGAGGGGGGTTTGAAATACTTGCAAATCCTTTTGATTTTAGGGCTTTTTATCTTTTTAATGCGCCAAAAGGAGCTTTTTAAAAGCCATGCCATAGAGTTTGGCATGGTGTTTGGCGCTGGGGTTTCTAATGTTTTAGACCGGTTTGTGCATGGGGGCGTGGTGGATTATGTGTATTATCATTATGGCTTTGATTTTGCCATTTTTAATTTCGCTGATGTCATGATAGATGTGGGCGTGGGCGTTTTATTGTTAAGACAATTCTTTTTTAAGCAAAAACAAAACAAAATTAAGGCATAA
- the ureB gene encoding urease subunit beta, which translates to MKKISRKEYVSMYGPTTGDKVRLGDTDLIAEVEHDYTIYGEELKFGGGKTLREGMSQSNNPSKEELDLIITNALIVDYTGIYKADIGIKDGKIAGIGKGGNKDMQDGVKNNLSVGPATEALAGEGLIVTAGGIDTHIHFISPQQIPTAFASGVTTMIGGGTGPADGTNATTITPGRRNLKWMLRAAEEYSMNLGFLAKGNASNDASLADQIEAGAIGFKIHEDWGTTPSAINHALDVADKYDVQVAIHTDTLNEAGCVEDTMAAIAGRTMHTFHTEGAGGGHAPDIIKVAGEHNILPASTNPTIPFTVNTEAEHMDMLMVCHHLDKSIKEDVQFADSRIRPQTIAAEDTLHDMGIFSITSSDSQAMGRVGEVITRTWQTADKNKKEFGRLKEEKGDNDNFRIKRYLSKYTINPAIAHGISEYVGSVEVGKVADLVLWSPAFFGVKPNMIIKGGFIALSQMGDANASIPTPQPVYYREMFAHHGKAKYDANITFVSQAAYDKGIKEELGLERQVLPVKNCRNITKKDMQFNDTTAHIEVNPETYHVFVDGKEVTSKPANKVSLAQLFSIF; encoded by the coding sequence ATGAAAAAGATTAGCAGAAAAGAATATGTTTCTATGTATGGCCCTACTACAGGCGATAAAGTGAGATTGGGCGATACAGACTTGATCGCTGAAGTAGAACATGACTACACCATTTATGGCGAAGAGCTTAAATTCGGCGGCGGTAAAACCCTAAGAGAAGGCATGAGCCAATCTAACAACCCCAGCAAAGAAGAACTGGATTTAATCATCACTAACGCTTTAATCGTAGATTACACCGGTATTTATAAAGCGGATATTGGTATTAAAGATGGCAAAATCGCTGGCATTGGTAAAGGCGGTAACAAAGACATGCAAGATGGTGTTAAAAACAATCTTAGCGTGGGTCCTGCTACTGAAGCCTTAGCCGGTGAAGGCTTGATCGTAACGGCTGGTGGTATTGACACACACATCCACTTCATTTCACCCCAACAAATCCCTACAGCTTTTGCAAGCGGTGTAACAACTATGATTGGTGGCGGAACTGGTCCTGCTGATGGCACTAACGCAACCACTATCACTCCAGGTAGAAGAAATTTAAAATGGATGCTCAGAGCGGCTGAAGAATATTCTATGAACTTGGGTTTCTTGGCTAAAGGTAACGCTTCTAACGATGCAAGCTTAGCCGATCAAATTGAAGCCGGTGCGATTGGCTTTAAAATCCACGAAGACTGGGGTACCACTCCTTCTGCAATCAATCATGCGTTAGATGTTGCGGACAAATACGATGTGCAAGTCGCTATCCACACAGACACTTTGAATGAAGCCGGTTGTGTAGAAGACACTATGGCAGCTATTGCTGGGCGCACTATGCACACTTTCCACACTGAAGGCGCTGGCGGCGGACACGCTCCTGATATTATTAAAGTGGCCGGCGAACACAACATTCTACCCGCTTCCACTAACCCCACTATCCCTTTCACTGTGAATACAGAAGCCGAACACATGGACATGCTTATGGTGTGCCACCACTTGGATAAAAGCATTAAAGAAGATGTTCAGTTCGCTGATTCAAGGATCCGCCCTCAAACCATTGCGGCTGAAGACACTTTGCATGACATGGGGATTTTCTCCATCACCAGTTCTGACTCTCAAGCTATGGGTCGTGTGGGTGAAGTTATCACCAGAACTTGGCAAACAGCTGACAAAAACAAAAAAGAATTTGGCCGTTTGAAAGAAGAAAAAGGCGATAACGACAACTTCAGGATCAAACGCTACTTGTCTAAATACACCATTAACCCAGCGATCGCTCATGGGATTAGCGAGTATGTAGGTTCTGTAGAAGTGGGCAAAGTGGCTGACTTGGTATTGTGGAGTCCAGCATTCTTTGGCGTGAAACCCAACATGATCATCAAAGGCGGGTTCATTGCATTAAGTCAAATGGGTGATGCGAACGCTTCTATCCCTACCCCACAACCGGTTTATTACAGAGAAATGTTCGCTCATCATGGTAAAGCTAAATACGATGCAAATATCACTTTTGTGTCTCAAGCGGCTTATGACAAAGGCATTAAAGAAGAATTAGGGCTTGAAAGACAAGTGTTGCCGGTAAAAAATTGCAGAAACATCACTAAAAAAGACATGCAATTCAACGACACTACCGCTCACATTGAAGTCAATCCTGAAACTTACCATGTGTTCGTGGATGGCAAAGAAGTAACTTCTAAACCAGCCAATAAAGTGAGCTTGGCGCAACTCTTTAGCATTTTCTAG
- a CDS encoding DUF5408 family protein: MPKEQEAREIAKKAIQIVFFLGIVVVLLMMINLYMLINQINASAKMSQQIKKIEERLNQKQK, translated from the coding sequence ATGCCAAAAGAACAAGAAGCCCGAGAAATCGCTAAAAAGGCCATTCAAATCGTGTTTTTTTTAGGGATTGTGGTGGTTCTTTTGATGATGATAAACCTTTACATGCTCATCAATCAGATCAATGCGAGCGCTAAAATGAGCCAACAAATCAAAAAGATAGAAGAAAGGCTTAATCAAAAGCAAAAATAA
- the glmM gene encoding phosphoglucosamine mutase, translating to MKIFGTDGVRGKAGVKLTPMFVMRLGIAAGLYFKKHSQTNKILIGKDTRKSGYMVENALVSALTSIGYNVIQIGPMPTPAIAFLTEDMRCDAGIMISASHNPFEDNGIKFFNSYGYKLKEEEERAIEEIFHDEGLLHSSYKVGESVGSAKRIDDVIGRYIVHLKHSFPKHLNLQSLRIVLDTANGAAYKVAPVVFSELGADVLVINDEPNGCNINEQCGALHPNQLSQEVKKYRADLGFAFDGDADRLVVVDNLGNIVHGDKLLGVLGVYQKSKNALSSQAIVATSMSNLALKEYLKSQDLELKHCAIGDKFVSECMQLNKANFGGEQSGHIIFSDYAKTGDGLVCALQVSALVLESKQVSSVALNPFELYPQSLVNLNIQKKPPLESLKGYSALLKELDQLEIRHLIRYSGTENKLRILLEAKDEKLLESKMQELKEFFEGHLC from the coding sequence ATGAAAATTTTTGGGACTGATGGCGTGAGGGGTAAAGCAGGGGTGAAACTCACCCCCATGTTTGTGATGCGTTTAGGCATTGCTGCGGGGTTGTATTTTAAAAAACATTCTCAAACGAATAAAATTTTAATTGGTAAAGACACCAGAAAAAGCGGCTACATGGTAGAAAACGCTTTAGTGAGCGCTCTCACTTCCATAGGCTATAACGTGATTCAAATAGGGCCTATGCCTACCCCTGCGATTGCGTTTTTAACCGAAGACATGCGCTGTGATGCGGGCATTATGATAAGCGCGAGCCACAACCCTTTTGAAGATAATGGTATCAAGTTTTTCAATTCTTATGGTTATAAGCTTAAAGAAGAAGAAGAAAGAGCGATTGAAGAAATCTTTCATGATGAAGGATTACTGCACTCTAGCTATAAAGTGGGCGAGAGCGTCGGTAGCGCTAAAAGGATAGACGATGTCATAGGGCGCTATATCGTGCATTTAAAGCACTCTTTCCCCAAACATTTGAATTTACAGAGTTTAAGGATCGTGCTAGATACCGCTAATGGCGCGGCTTATAAGGTGGCTCCGGTCGTTTTTAGCGAGCTTGGGGCTGATGTGTTAGTGATTAATGATGAGCCTAATGGGTGTAATATTAATGAGCAATGCGGGGCTTTACACCCCAACCAATTGAGCCAGGAAGTGAAAAAATACCGCGCGGATCTGGGCTTTGCTTTTGATGGCGATGCTGACAGGCTAGTGGTGGTGGATAATTTAGGGAATATCGTGCATGGGGATAAGCTTTTAGGGGTGTTAGGGGTTTATCAAAAATCTAAAAACGCCCTTTCTTCTCAAGCAATTGTCGCTACGAGCATGAGCAATTTAGCCCTTAAAGAATATTTAAAATCCCAAGATTTAGAATTGAAGCATTGCGCGATTGGGGATAAGTTTGTGAGCGAATGCATGCAATTGAATAAAGCCAATTTTGGAGGCGAGCAAAGCGGGCATATCATTTTTAGCGATTACGCTAAAACAGGCGATGGCTTGGTGTGCGCTTTGCAAGTGAGCGCGTTAGTGTTAGAAAGCAAGCAAGTAAGCTCTGTTGCACTAAACCCCTTTGAATTATACCCCCAAAGCCTAGTGAATTTGAATATCCAAAAAAAGCCTCCTTTAGAAAGCCTGAAAGGTTATAGCGCTCTTTTAAAAGAATTAGACCAACTAGAGATCCGCCATTTGATCCGCTATAGCGGCACTGAAAACAAATTACGCATTCTCTTAGAAGCTAAAGATGAAAAACTTTTAGAATCCAAAATGCAAGAATTAAAAGAGTTTTTTGAAGGGCATTTGTGCTAA
- the tlpC gene encoding methyl-accepting chemotaxis protein TlpC, translating to MKSTRIGSKIVMMVCAVVIVISAVMGVIISYKVESVLQSQATELLQKKAQLVSFKIQGIIKRIFIGANTLEKFLSDENSAINDTLKRRMLSEFLLANPHVLLISAIYTNNNERIITAMSMDSKIAYPNTALNENMINQIRSLKNITRSDPYYKEVDGNKIYGMDITLPLMGKNQNIIGALNLFLNIDAFYTDVVGKKKSNTFLMGKDGRLLINPNREIQDKILSAINPDRRVAKAVEYYNQNEAGTLSYHSLSGNTETFLAIQPFDFFEEKGDNDNQWRWAIGKYVNKSLVFKEATNTKYIIITTLILGVLVLALLVFIIISSLITKRISRVNNTLNDFFNLLNNPKNNHAISLTPPSTYDEIGQMQASINENILKTQESIQADNKAIQNSIEVTNYVENGDFTQEIACVPKNKDLQALRNTINSIIQYFRNQIGANIEALNNALEHYKNLDFTHHIQDPKANMEKALNTLGQEISSMLKASLGFANALNHESKDLKTCVDNLTKTAHKQERSLKNTTQSLEEITNIITTIDSKSQEMISQGEDIKSVVDMIRDIADQTNLLALNAAIEAARAGEHGRGFAVVADEVRKLAERTQKSLSEIEANINILVQSIADNAESIKMQNKGVENIHNSINALQQDVQDNLTIANHSLQVSTKIDGISQDILEDVGKKKF from the coding sequence ATGAAATCTACAAGAATTGGTTCTAAAATCGTCATGATGGTGTGTGCGGTTGTTATTGTCATTAGCGCTGTTATGGGCGTTATTATCAGCTACAAGGTTGAAAGCGTGTTGCAAAGCCAAGCCACAGAATTGTTGCAAAAAAAGGCTCAGTTAGTCAGTTTTAAAATTCAAGGCATCATTAAGCGCATTTTTATTGGCGCTAACACCCTTGAAAAATTTTTAAGCGATGAAAATAGCGCTATCAACGACACCCTAAAAAGACGCATGCTCTCTGAGTTTTTGCTGGCAAACCCTCATGTGTTATTGATTAGCGCGATTTATACGAATAATAACGAACGAATTATCACTGCCATGAGCATGGATTCAAAAATCGCCTACCCTAATACCGCGCTCAATGAAAACATGATCAATCAAATCCGTTCGCTCAAAAATATAACCCGTTCAGATCCCTATTATAAAGAGGTTGATGGCAATAAAATCTATGGCATGGATATTACCCTCCCCCTAATGGGTAAGAATCAAAATATTATAGGCGCGCTGAATCTCTTTTTAAACATTGACGCTTTTTATACCGATGTGGTGGGCAAGAAAAAGAGCAACACCTTTTTAATGGGGAAAGATGGCAGGCTTTTAATCAACCCTAATCGTGAGATTCAAGATAAGATTTTAAGCGCTATCAATCCGGATAGAAGAGTCGCTAAAGCTGTGGAGTATTACAATCAAAACGAAGCGGGCACTTTGAGCTACCATTCATTGAGCGGGAATACAGAAACCTTTTTAGCCATACAGCCCTTTGATTTTTTTGAAGAAAAAGGGGATAACGACAATCAGTGGCGTTGGGCAATTGGGAAATATGTCAATAAATCTTTAGTCTTTAAAGAAGCCACAAACACCAAATACATTATTATCACCACTTTGATTTTAGGCGTGCTGGTGTTAGCCCTTTTAGTCTTTATCATCATTTCTAGTCTTATAACCAAACGCATCAGTAGGGTCAATAACACCCTAAACGATTTTTTCAACTTGCTTAATAACCCCAAAAATAACCATGCCATAAGCCTAACGCCCCCAAGCACTTATGATGAAATCGGGCAGATGCAAGCTTCTATCAATGAAAACATTCTTAAAACCCAAGAAAGCATTCAAGCCGATAACAAAGCCATTCAAAACAGCATTGAAGTAACAAATTATGTGGAAAATGGGGATTTCACGCAAGAAATCGCATGCGTGCCTAAAAATAAAGATTTGCAAGCTTTAAGAAATACGATTAATAGCATTATCCAGTATTTTCGCAACCAAATTGGCGCTAATATTGAAGCCCTAAATAACGCCCTAGAGCATTATAAAAATTTGGATTTTACCCACCACATCCAAGATCCTAAAGCCAACATGGAAAAAGCGCTCAACACTTTAGGGCAAGAAATTTCTAGCATGCTTAAAGCTTCTTTAGGGTTTGCGAACGCACTCAATCATGAATCCAAAGATTTAAAAACTTGCGTGGATAACTTGACTAAAACCGCCCACAAGCAAGAAAGAAGCCTGAAAAACACCACCCAATCCTTAGAAGAAATCACTAATATTATCACAACAATTGATTCTAAAAGCCAAGAGATGATCTCTCAAGGCGAAGACATTAAAAGCGTGGTGGATATGATTAGAGATATTGCCGATCAAACGAATCTATTAGCCCTAAACGCTGCTATTGAAGCCGCAAGGGCCGGCGAGCATGGCAGAGGCTTTGCGGTGGTGGCTGATGAGGTGAGGAAGCTCGCTGAAAGGACGCAAAAATCGCTCAGCGAAATTGAAGCCAATATCAATATTTTAGTTCAAAGCATCGCCGATAACGCCGAGTCTATCAAAATGCAAAACAAGGGCGTAGAAAACATCCACAATTCCATTAACGCCTTGCAACAAGATGTGCAGGATAATTTGACTATCGCTAACCATTCTTTACAAGTCAGCACTAAAATTGATGGGATCTCCCAAGACATTTTAGAAGATGTGGGTAAGAAGAAATTTTAA
- the rpsI gene encoding 30S ribosomal protein S9 yields MRKIYATGKRKTAIAKVWLTPGKGGLSINEQSLNQWLGGHEAIKMKVMQPLLLTKQEQSVDIKAVVFGGGYSAQAEALRHGISKALNAYDIAFRAILKPKGLLTRDSRVVERKKYGKRKARRSPQFSKR; encoded by the coding sequence ATGAGAAAAATCTATGCTACCGGTAAAAGAAAAACCGCTATCGCTAAAGTGTGGCTCACTCCGGGTAAAGGCGGATTGAGTATCAATGAACAAAGCCTGAATCAATGGTTAGGCGGGCATGAAGCCATTAAAATGAAAGTCATGCAACCCTTGCTTTTAACCAAACAAGAACAATCTGTGGATATTAAAGCGGTGGTTTTTGGTGGGGGCTACTCAGCGCAAGCGGAAGCCTTAAGGCATGGCATTTCTAAAGCTTTGAACGCTTATGATATTGCTTTTAGAGCCATTTTAAAACCTAAGGGCTTGCTCACCAGAGATTCAAGGGTGGTTGAACGCAAAAAATATGGTAAAAGAAAGGCCAGAAGAAGCCCACAATTCTCTAAAAGGTAA